A single window of Nicotiana sylvestris chromosome 5, ASM39365v2, whole genome shotgun sequence DNA harbors:
- the LOC138868991 gene encoding uncharacterized protein: MAAELAVEKASSNQAGKDKKLLESSFVEQLSKATDEIRGLKELLNQKEVYVGELVQTLTQAQKDLRVSSNRVQFLESSLAPLQDSYDAALTKKEELRSEIEQWERDYEVLEDKAVVEVSWAFLNTRHDTLMEARREGFELAAEIAKIKETIEKTQQITPGEATVQSPFGQVVSPTTDDAILHPTGSDSAPQ, encoded by the exons ATGGCAGCAGAGTTAGCAGTTGAGAAAGCCTCATCTAATCAGGCGGGCAAAGATAAAAAACTTCTCGAGTCTTCATTTGTTGAACAACTTTCTAAAGCCACTGATGAAATTAGGGGTCTGAAGGAACTACTGAACCAGAAAGAAGTTTATGTCGGGGAGCTTGTTCAAACGCTCACCCAAGCTCAAAAGGATCTCCGAGTGTCTTCTAACAGAGTTCAATTTTTAGAGAGTTCACTTGCCCCCTTACAGGATTCTTATGATGCTGCCTTAACTAAGAAGGAAGAGCTAAGAAGTGAGATTGAGCAGTGGGAAAGAGATTATGAAGTCCTTGAAGATAAGGCCGTTGTTGAAGTTAGCTGGGCTTTCTTGAATACGCGCCATGATACTTTAATGGAGGCAAGACGTGAAGGCTTTGAATTAGCTGCTGAGATTgcaaagattaaagaaactattgAGAAAACCCAACAAA TTACTCCTGGTGAAGCTACTGTTCAATCTCCTTTTGGTCAAGTTGTTTCTCCTACTACCGATGATGCCATTCTTCATCCTACTGGTTCAGATTCTGCCCCACagtga